A window of the bacterium genome harbors these coding sequences:
- a CDS encoding DUF255 domain-containing protein: protein MMNSHSPRFQWLMLTVICIVGLALVGQLLRNQDQDIENGLGESHDTYARQARFQLIDWHEWGPDAFKKAKSEDKIVLLDLGACWSHDSHEMNRLTYDDADLVDVINRRFVAIKVGIDVHPELYRRYFIQAQLQTSEKASEFKGGLPLIVLLDTNGNLLYSVGSVSKNHLKELLARISEEWNMNREQHEITAQAFSQRASADQLMKPLPGEANYQTLEQLRNQIIAAYDPEEGGFRAADKSKPMRPALLELLIFRYVKMGDIEAGRMVTHTLDTLAQSALYDHLRGGFFNESYDFDWGEPNFEKLLSQNAQMMRVYSLAYSVFKKPLYRDIVYGIQDYLSQNLLDKSSGAFWASQDSDNAKGDDGSFYTWRLSDLAAAVSGDEYRAASLYYDITRNGDYGKLGVNALRVAISYNKLAAKMGVTEDVARQLVRSATQKMRETRDKALKPPSVDKTVFTHLNGIAISALLTAHRVFYDDPLMSNSLRDEAVDAMNAIRLNMVAPDGGLYHMKAYKLSEAEGAGWLDDQVWAARAAIDVFGVTGEPALLLFAKRLMNYAISRYEDTAEGGFYDLADVRSSAGITLCLHKPIKDEPLPAANSIVAGVLDDLSAWTGDVKWIEHSQRTLNAVAGTASLLGLDASSFNRSVLRHLMPPLHVVIIGDPADAKTQAFYDAAARQSPIKTLVVVYSQKNAPSFYNVATLPSAFLCRGNVCLAPITDLARFNAVLADPSQEKSLGIRIPKPTIPPIHKLKVH from the coding sequence ATGATGAATTCGCACTCTCCTCGCTTCCAATGGCTTATGTTAACAGTGATTTGCATTGTCGGCCTTGCATTAGTAGGCCAATTATTGCGTAATCAGGATCAAGATATTGAGAATGGGTTGGGTGAATCCCATGATACCTACGCTCGGCAAGCTAGGTTCCAGTTGATTGATTGGCATGAGTGGGGACCTGATGCCTTCAAAAAGGCCAAAAGTGAGGATAAGATTGTTCTCTTGGATCTTGGCGCTTGCTGGTCACATGATAGCCATGAAATGAACCGTCTTACCTATGATGACGCGGATTTAGTGGATGTAATCAATCGTCGTTTTGTCGCAATCAAAGTGGGTATCGATGTTCATCCTGAGTTGTATCGGCGTTACTTTATTCAAGCACAGCTTCAGACAAGCGAGAAAGCCAGCGAATTCAAAGGTGGTCTTCCGCTTATTGTGCTTTTGGATACGAATGGCAATCTACTCTACTCGGTTGGGTCCGTTTCGAAGAACCACTTAAAAGAGTTACTTGCACGAATTAGTGAAGAGTGGAATATGAACCGCGAACAGCATGAAATAACTGCCCAAGCTTTCTCACAACGAGCCAGCGCTGATCAATTGATGAAACCGTTGCCGGGGGAAGCAAATTATCAGACACTCGAGCAGCTCCGTAACCAGATTATTGCAGCTTATGATCCTGAGGAAGGTGGGTTTAGGGCTGCTGATAAAAGTAAGCCAATGCGTCCGGCGCTTTTGGAGCTACTCATCTTTCGTTATGTCAAGATGGGCGATATTGAAGCGGGGCGAATGGTGACACATACCCTTGACACACTGGCTCAATCGGCGCTTTACGACCACTTAAGAGGCGGTTTCTTCAATGAGAGCTACGATTTTGATTGGGGTGAACCTAATTTTGAAAAGCTTTTATCCCAAAATGCCCAAATGATGCGTGTCTACTCTCTTGCTTATTCCGTCTTCAAAAAGCCACTTTATCGCGATATCGTTTATGGAATTCAGGATTATTTATCTCAGAACCTGCTTGATAAGAGCAGCGGCGCTTTCTGGGCATCCCAGGATTCGGATAATGCGAAGGGTGATGATGGAAGTTTTTACACTTGGAGGTTGTCTGATCTGGCAGCAGCCGTCTCCGGAGATGAGTATCGAGCTGCCTCTTTATACTATGACATCACAAGAAATGGGGACTATGGGAAATTAGGGGTAAATGCGCTCAGAGTGGCCATATCTTATAACAAGCTGGCTGCAAAGATGGGTGTTACGGAAGATGTTGCCAGGCAGTTGGTGCGTTCTGCTACTCAAAAAATGCGGGAAACTCGTGACAAGGCGCTTAAACCACCTTCCGTTGATAAGACTGTTTTTACTCATCTTAATGGAATTGCCATTTCTGCATTATTAACTGCCCACCGAGTTTTTTATGATGACCCCCTGATGTCTAATTCGTTGCGTGATGAGGCTGTGGATGCAATGAACGCTATTCGGCTAAATATGGTTGCGCCGGATGGTGGACTTTATCATATGAAAGCCTACAAGTTATCGGAGGCTGAGGGAGCCGGTTGGCTCGACGATCAAGTTTGGGCGGCTCGCGCAGCTATTGATGTTTTTGGGGTTACTGGGGAACCTGCTTTGCTTCTGTTTGCTAAACGATTGATGAATTATGCAATCAGTCGGTATGAGGACACAGCAGAAGGTGGATTTTACGATTTGGCTGATGTGCGAAGTTCAGCAGGGATAACTTTATGCCTCCACAAGCCAATTAAGGATGAACCGCTTCCGGCTGCGAATTCAATTGTGGCGGGGGTTCTCGATGATTTATCCGCTTGGACAGGTGATGTGAAATGGATAGAGCACTCACAACGAACCTTAAACGCTGTAGCAGGAACTGCGAGCTTACTCGGTTTGGATGCTAGTTCATTTAATCGTTCAGTCCTACGTCATCTCATGCCTCCTTTGCATGTGGTAATTATTGGCGATCCGGCTGATGCAAAGACTCAAGCTTTCTATGATGCTGCGGCAAGGCAAAGCCCTATCAAGACGCTAGTGGTCGTCTATTCTCAAAAGAATGCGCCTTCATTTTATAACGTCGCGACCCTTCCCTCCGCATTTCTGTGTCGGGGCAATGTGTGTTTAGCTCCGATTACTGATTTAGCTCGTTTCAATGCTGTTTTGGCTGATCCATCACAAGAAAAAAGTTTGGGTATCAGGATTCCAAAACCAACCATACCTCCCATTCACAAGCTGAAAGTTCATTAA
- a CDS encoding AAA family ATPase, translating to MTVRTYVSPNKLEALLKIREELGPQAVIISERKFKKGGLMGAFGKDMVEVVAARKDEEIVEVATVRSRKALTDDEIEEVNTRQRTRKANNPPELVGKISKLEEDICFLRAAIEEMNKNAVVQMSVTDDLPEMTSKKSIDTIAQMIGGPIMPSSRPPKVVALIGPTGVGKTTTIAKLAADFGLTQRKRVGLITLDTFRIAAVEQLRTYAQIMDIPFEIASSPEEILEAVNTLSNMDFVFIDTVGRSQKSARHLDELKKALEPVMPETHLVLSATTKTKDLIDIVGKFTHIPTHRLLFTKLDETDNLDNIHELYERFSLPISYLTTGQRVPEDIELATEVRMRELCCAAAH from the coding sequence ATGACAGTCCGAACTTATGTATCCCCAAATAAATTGGAAGCTCTGCTAAAGATTCGAGAAGAACTCGGTCCGCAAGCAGTAATCATTAGTGAACGCAAGTTCAAAAAGGGTGGGCTAATGGGCGCTTTCGGCAAGGACATGGTAGAAGTCGTTGCTGCGCGCAAGGATGAGGAAATTGTAGAAGTCGCAACGGTAAGATCGCGCAAAGCCCTCACAGACGATGAGATCGAAGAAGTCAACACCCGTCAACGCACCCGAAAAGCGAATAATCCGCCAGAGCTAGTCGGGAAAATTTCGAAGCTAGAAGAAGATATCTGCTTCCTACGAGCGGCTATTGAGGAAATGAATAAGAACGCCGTCGTCCAGATGTCCGTCACTGACGATTTGCCTGAAATGACTTCCAAGAAAAGTATCGACACAATCGCACAAATGATTGGTGGGCCGATCATGCCCTCCTCACGTCCACCAAAAGTGGTTGCGCTCATTGGGCCGACAGGAGTTGGCAAAACAACGACGATTGCCAAATTAGCGGCCGATTTCGGGCTTACCCAACGAAAGCGAGTGGGGCTGATCACACTCGATACCTTCCGTATCGCAGCGGTCGAACAACTACGAACCTACGCTCAGATTATGGATATTCCGTTCGAGATCGCCTCTTCTCCTGAAGAAATCCTAGAGGCAGTTAATACCCTAAGCAACATGGATTTCGTCTTCATCGATACTGTCGGTCGAAGTCAAAAGAGCGCTCGTCATTTGGATGAACTAAAAAAGGCGCTTGAACCTGTGATGCCGGAAACACACCTCGTTTTAAGCGCTACGACAAAGACGAAAGACCTTATAGATATCGTCGGGAAATTTACGCATATTCCAACCCATCGCCTGCTATTTACGAAACTGGATGAGACAGACAATCTCGATAACATTCATGAGCTTTACGAGCGGTTCAGCCTGCCTATTTCCTACCTGACAACAGGGCAGCGCGTTCCTGAGGATATTGAACTGGCGACTGAGGTGCGAATGCGCGAATTATGTTGTGCGGCTGCTCATTAA
- the flhA gene encoding flagellar biosynthesis protein FlhA, translating to MNNSFGVIFARISKHTDLIVAMAILATVTMLILPLPEWLLDTAIVINIAAAVVVALVSVNVTEPLQFSVFPSLLLITTLFRLALSIAATKLILGTGAAGQVIETFGTFVVGGDFVVGLVAFLILVIVQFVVITGGAGRVAEVAARFTLDAMPGKQMAIDADLNSGLIDEDVARKRRRTVQQEADFYGAMDGASKFVRGDAIAAIIIMLINIVGGFAIGFFKGNGDFLTVMKTYTLLTVGEGLVSQIPALLISTSTGLMVTRASSDSAMGTDLLNQVLAQPKALGAAGGALALIGFVPGFPTFQFLIVGGLLAAISYGLQTGKISAQAIASGKPKDKVLTEAQTAKAAQPKGPEAVMPLLMVDPVEFEFGYGLMPLVDPSEKGDLIDRITAVRRQLAVELGLVMPSVRVRDNMQLNANEYVIRIRGEEVARGDAFPHALLAMDSGSVIQPVPGNPTKEPVFNLDALWINGSHREIALQSGYTVIEPAAMIATHLTEIVRTYAAELLSRQDVQALLDNVKITNSAVVDELIPQILSIGEVQKVLQNLLRERVPIRDMVTILETLADFGSRTKETEQLAELVRASIARTITRQLVDEAGVLHVITFEPLLEQKLQENVQTTAMGNSLAMDPRDAEMLIKSVQGEAERAITAGHTPVLLCSNQLRMPLRRIIERSMPSVAVVSYHEISPKTNVDQIGEVRLAA from the coding sequence ATGAACAATAGTTTTGGCGTTATATTTGCTCGAATATCAAAGCATACTGACCTGATTGTCGCGATGGCGATCTTGGCGACGGTTACGATGCTCATACTTCCGCTACCTGAATGGTTGTTGGATACGGCTATCGTAATCAACATCGCTGCAGCGGTGGTTGTGGCGCTAGTATCGGTGAACGTTACTGAGCCGCTTCAGTTCTCGGTATTCCCTTCACTTCTGTTGATAACAACACTTTTCCGACTTGCTCTTAGTATAGCTGCAACAAAGCTTATTCTAGGCACCGGCGCTGCAGGTCAGGTTATTGAAACCTTCGGCACCTTTGTCGTAGGCGGCGACTTCGTGGTGGGGTTAGTGGCATTCCTTATTCTGGTTATTGTCCAGTTCGTGGTCATTACCGGAGGCGCCGGCCGAGTTGCTGAAGTTGCCGCTCGATTTACTCTCGATGCAATGCCCGGCAAGCAAATGGCGATTGACGCCGATTTAAATTCCGGTTTAATCGATGAGGATGTAGCCAGAAAAAGGCGAAGAACCGTCCAGCAAGAAGCTGACTTCTATGGTGCGATGGATGGCGCCAGCAAGTTCGTTCGTGGTGACGCCATTGCGGCTATTATCATCATGCTCATCAACATAGTCGGTGGGTTCGCGATTGGATTCTTTAAAGGCAATGGCGATTTCCTGACGGTAATGAAAACCTACACGCTTCTCACCGTCGGCGAAGGTCTGGTCAGCCAGATACCCGCTTTGCTTATCTCTACTTCAACAGGTTTGATGGTTACCCGCGCCAGCTCTGATTCGGCGATGGGAACGGATTTGTTGAACCAAGTTTTAGCTCAACCCAAGGCGCTTGGCGCAGCAGGTGGAGCCCTCGCGCTAATCGGTTTCGTCCCAGGCTTCCCAACTTTTCAATTTCTAATCGTTGGTGGATTGCTTGCGGCAATATCTTATGGCCTTCAAACCGGCAAGATATCCGCGCAAGCAATTGCTTCAGGCAAACCAAAAGATAAGGTTCTAACAGAAGCGCAAACAGCAAAAGCGGCTCAACCCAAAGGGCCAGAAGCCGTCATGCCTCTACTTATGGTCGATCCGGTTGAATTTGAGTTTGGTTACGGCTTAATGCCGCTTGTAGATCCCTCAGAAAAGGGAGACCTTATCGACCGCATCACCGCCGTACGAAGGCAATTAGCCGTCGAACTCGGCTTAGTAATGCCCAGTGTTAGAGTGCGGGATAACATGCAGCTTAATGCCAACGAATATGTCATCCGAATTCGTGGCGAGGAAGTAGCTCGAGGTGATGCCTTCCCACACGCCCTATTGGCAATGGATTCCGGAAGCGTTATTCAACCCGTTCCAGGCAATCCAACCAAGGAACCAGTTTTTAACCTTGATGCGCTTTGGATTAACGGAAGCCATCGTGAGATTGCTTTACAGTCCGGTTACACCGTGATCGAACCAGCCGCTATGATCGCAACCCATTTAACCGAAATCGTCAGAACTTACGCCGCTGAGTTGCTAAGCCGCCAGGATGTTCAGGCGCTTTTGGATAATGTGAAGATTACAAACAGTGCGGTGGTTGATGAGCTTATCCCACAGATACTCAGCATCGGAGAGGTTCAAAAAGTATTGCAGAACCTACTTCGAGAGCGAGTACCCATCCGTGATATGGTCACTATCTTAGAAACCCTAGCCGATTTTGGCTCACGCACAAAAGAGACAGAGCAATTAGCCGAATTGGTTCGAGCTTCCATTGCGCGAACAATTACCCGGCAACTCGTCGATGAAGCGGGCGTACTCCACGTCATAACCTTCGAACCGCTTCTCGAACAAAAGCTCCAAGAGAACGTTCAAACAACCGCGATGGGTAATTCCCTTGCGATGGACCCAAGAGATGCTGAAATGCTGATTAAATCGGTACAAGGCGAAGCAGAGCGCGCAATCACCGCAGGACATACCCCTGTGCTTTTATGCTCAAACCAATTACGTATGCCGCTGCGGCGAATAATTGAACGATCGATGCCGTCTGTAGCCGTGGTTTCTTATCATGAAATTTCTCCAAAAACAAATGTCGATCAAATCGGTGAAGTGAGGTTGGCCGCATGA
- a CDS encoding Mrp/NBP35 family ATP-binding protein yields the protein MATITEQQVLEALQVIIDPDLQRDIVSLGFVKDIKIEDGHVRVKIELTTPACPVRDMFKQQATQAVSVIPGVRNVTVEMTSQVRSRPETPEQLLPGVKQVVAIASGKGGVGKSTVAVNLAVALAKTGAKVGLLDADVYGPTVPKLMGCANEHPIAEDGKLIPIETFGIKMMSLGMLITEDSAVLWRGPMVASAVQQLLSDVKWGELDYLLVDLPPGTGDAPMTLGQSVPLAGVVIVLTPQDVAATIAAKSIQLFQRLDAPILGIVENMAGFVCSHCGEVTQIFSGQSGPELAKRFKIPFLGSIPLDPNISASGDQGTPAIEAYPDSTQAKAFTEITGKLAQQISIMATVQKDLIRNVPLIKR from the coding sequence TTGGCGACTATCACCGAACAGCAAGTATTAGAAGCGCTTCAGGTCATCATCGACCCTGACCTTCAACGTGACATCGTATCGCTTGGGTTTGTCAAAGACATCAAGATTGAGGACGGGCACGTACGAGTCAAGATCGAACTGACCACCCCTGCCTGTCCGGTGAGAGATATGTTCAAGCAGCAAGCCACCCAAGCGGTAAGCGTCATCCCGGGCGTGCGGAACGTCACGGTGGAGATGACATCACAGGTTCGCTCACGGCCGGAAACCCCCGAACAACTTCTGCCGGGGGTCAAGCAAGTGGTCGCCATTGCCAGCGGTAAGGGCGGCGTGGGCAAGTCCACTGTTGCCGTCAACCTGGCGGTCGCATTGGCGAAGACCGGCGCCAAGGTTGGATTGCTTGATGCCGACGTTTATGGCCCAACCGTTCCAAAGCTGATGGGTTGCGCTAATGAGCACCCCATCGCCGAAGACGGCAAGCTCATCCCTATCGAAACCTTCGGCATCAAGATGATGTCTTTGGGGATGTTGATAACTGAGGACTCGGCTGTGCTTTGGCGAGGGCCGATGGTTGCCAGCGCTGTTCAGCAGCTTCTCTCTGATGTCAAATGGGGTGAACTTGACTACCTGCTGGTCGACCTGCCTCCCGGCACCGGTGATGCACCCATGACCCTCGGCCAAAGCGTTCCGTTAGCGGGTGTAGTAATTGTATTAACCCCGCAGGATGTCGCTGCTACGATTGCAGCCAAATCGATACAACTCTTCCAACGACTGGATGCGCCTATCCTTGGCATCGTCGAGAACATGGCGGGGTTTGTGTGCTCCCACTGCGGCGAAGTCACCCAGATATTCTCAGGCCAGTCCGGTCCCGAACTTGCTAAGCGGTTCAAGATCCCCTTCCTCGGCTCAATTCCCCTCGACCCCAACATCAGCGCTTCGGGCGATCAGGGAACCCCGGCCATAGAGGCTTATCCCGACTCAACACAGGCCAAAGCCTTCACAGAGATTACCGGCAAGCTCGCACAGCAGATCAGTATCATGGCGACAGTGCAAAAAGATCTCATTCGCAACGTACCGTTAATTAAGAGGTAA
- a CDS encoding mechanosensitive ion channel domain-containing protein, which translates to MLTADWWRHLGASAFEKGLITLLILVTLWIVRLIFLRAIDLSLNPPWTRDKLDERQNSRISTLQGILKNIVSYLLIIIGGIQIVKTIGGDKYDITPILTTVGVGGLAIGFGAQKLVRDAIAGFFILLEDQYSVGDYVTISDVTGVIDSVGIRITRIRDDQGRLITMPNGDISKVTNFSRGAVENYLEVSVTAASDLEKVSRVIEAVGAKFEAVGVLGKPTLQGVAYFDATKVTLKILVKTDPKRQMAVLSDLRESLRTALIESEVTLA; encoded by the coding sequence ATGTTAACGGCTGACTGGTGGCGTCATTTGGGGGCGTCTGCATTTGAGAAAGGGCTAATTACGCTTCTTATATTGGTCACACTGTGGATAGTGAGGCTGATATTTCTTCGAGCCATTGACCTTTCCCTCAATCCCCCTTGGACACGTGATAAGCTCGATGAGCGGCAGAACAGTCGTATCAGTACGCTTCAAGGCATCCTCAAGAATATCGTCAGCTACCTTCTGATTATTATTGGTGGAATTCAGATAGTGAAGACTATCGGTGGTGACAAGTATGACATCACACCGATCCTCACCACTGTGGGGGTTGGCGGGCTAGCGATTGGTTTTGGCGCTCAGAAGTTAGTGCGTGATGCTATTGCCGGCTTCTTTATTCTTCTCGAAGACCAATATTCGGTTGGCGATTATGTGACAATTAGTGATGTGACAGGGGTGATTGATTCGGTCGGTATTCGCATTACTCGAATTCGGGATGATCAAGGACGCCTTATAACCATGCCTAATGGCGATATATCAAAAGTAACTAACTTTTCACGTGGGGCGGTTGAGAACTACCTTGAAGTTAGTGTTACTGCAGCCTCAGACTTAGAAAAGGTTAGTCGAGTGATCGAAGCGGTTGGTGCTAAGTTTGAAGCTGTTGGCGTCCTGGGAAAACCGACACTTCAAGGTGTAGCTTATTTTGATGCAACGAAAGTTACCCTTAAAATACTCGTAAAGACCGACCCAAAGCGCCAGATGGCAGTTCTTTCCGACCTTCGCGAATCGCTGCGAACCGCTCTCATAGAATCTGAAGTTACTTTAGCTTAA
- a CDS encoding deoxyribonuclease IV yields MAERLIGAHLSTAGGMQNALYLGKEAGCTVVQIFTASPRQWKSSPLKEETPDAFNKARAETGIDCAIAHDSYLINMAASDEGLIGRSQGAFIEEMERCHALGIPYAVTHMGAHVDNSFEAGMANAAASLKKLLEIGPKDVHITLETTAGQGTGIGYRFEQIAELIEMAGGSDRLAVCIDTCHIFAAGYDLRTPETYNDTMAQFDKLIGFNRLRVIHANDSLKPLGSRVDRHATPGEGQLGLEAFRLLLNDPRLTHIPIIIEEPDDTKIAADVARLRKLAK; encoded by the coding sequence ATGGCGGAAAGACTAATCGGGGCGCATCTATCAACTGCGGGCGGGATGCAGAATGCTCTCTATCTGGGTAAGGAAGCGGGCTGCACCGTTGTTCAGATATTCACAGCCAGCCCGCGACAGTGGAAGAGCAGTCCCTTAAAAGAAGAGACCCCTGACGCATTCAATAAGGCCCGCGCAGAAACCGGCATCGACTGCGCGATCGCACACGACTCCTACCTAATCAACATGGCCGCGAGTGATGAAGGACTGATAGGCCGCTCACAGGGCGCCTTTATTGAAGAGATGGAACGATGCCATGCCCTCGGCATTCCCTATGCTGTCACCCACATGGGCGCGCACGTTGATAACAGCTTCGAAGCGGGAATGGCCAACGCTGCCGCCTCCCTCAAGAAGCTCTTGGAGATAGGCCCAAAAGACGTGCACATCACCCTTGAAACCACTGCAGGGCAAGGCACCGGTATCGGCTACCGCTTCGAACAAATCGCAGAGCTTATCGAAATGGCCGGGGGAAGCGACCGTCTGGCCGTGTGCATCGACACCTGTCACATCTTCGCCGCCGGCTACGACCTTCGCACTCCCGAAACCTACAACGACACCATGGCCCAGTTCGACAAGCTAATCGGCTTCAACCGCCTGCGCGTCATCCACGCCAACGACTCCCTCAAACCCCTAGGCTCCCGAGTAGACCGCCACGCCACCCCCGGCGAAGGCCAACTCGGCCTAGAAGCCTTCCGCCTCCTCCTAAATGACCCCCGCCTAACCCACATCCCCATCATCATAGAAGAACCCGACGACACAAAGATAGCCGCAGATGTGGCGAGATTGAGGAAGCTAGCGAAGTAG